From Leptotrichia wadei, one genomic window encodes:
- the ileS gene encoding isoleucine--tRNA ligase codes for MSENNNPEKVDYAKTLNLPKTSFKMKANLAQKEPLTLRDWKKAEIYEKSLKEGAPFFVLHDGPPYANGDIHIGHALNKILKDIILKYKRLRGYNAPYIPGWDTHGLPIEWKIMEELGEKAKNMTPLQIRQECKKYALKWVEKQKEGFKRLGILGNWDNPYVTLRPEYEAEQLKVFKEIYENGYIYKGLKPVYWSPTTETALAEAEIEYKDVTSHSIYVKFEGEKDLTDKLGVDEASILIWTTTPWTLPANLGVFLHPEFDYGLYKTEKGNLVVAKDLAEDVFKTLDLSYELLKEFKGTELEYTHYQHPFLDRKGLVMNADYVTIDAGTGAVHTAPGHGADDYNYSLKYNIGILSPVDDKGHMTKEAGKYEGMFYAKASKAIVEDLTESGHMLYHTTFVHSYPHDWRSKKPVIFRATEQWFISIDESDIRENALKALENVEFVPSWGKNRIGSMLETRPDWTISRQRVWGVPIPLFYNRATDEVIYEPEIMDRIIELVKKEGTDIWWKYEAKEIIGDELLEKYNLKDVDIRKERSIMDVWFDSGVSHRSVLVPRNLPRPADLYLEGSDQHRGWFQSSLLTSIASTKDAPYKRILTHGFTMDGQGRKMSKSLGNTILPKDITEKYGADILRLWVSSVDYREDVRISENILQQMSDAYRRIRNTARFLMGNLNNFDYANDKVDYKDMFEIDKWAMHKLEELKEKTTEYYDKYEFYSLFQEITYFCSMEMSSFYLDIVKDRLYCEGTTSIERRSAQTVLTEVLKVLVRIISPVLSFTADEIWERIPEALKEEESVHLSKWIEANPEYLNEELAKKWDKIARLRREVNKKLEAERQTGLIGHSLDARVLLNIANDEYSFIKDYTENEVSDLFIVSQVKFVNDNLAESEIEGISISVEKASGEKCERCWKYDEEVGHDHNHSDVCPRCASVLEKM; via the coding sequence ATGTCAGAAAACAACAATCCAGAAAAAGTGGATTATGCAAAAACGCTTAATTTGCCAAAGACAAGTTTTAAAATGAAAGCTAATTTGGCACAAAAAGAACCTTTGACATTAAGGGACTGGAAAAAAGCTGAAATTTATGAAAAATCATTGAAAGAAGGAGCACCATTTTTTGTATTGCATGATGGACCGCCTTATGCGAATGGAGATATTCACATTGGACATGCGTTAAATAAAATATTGAAGGATATTATCTTAAAATATAAGAGATTAAGAGGTTATAATGCACCGTATATTCCAGGATGGGATACTCACGGACTTCCTATTGAGTGGAAAATAATGGAAGAACTTGGGGAAAAAGCAAAAAATATGACTCCGCTGCAAATTAGACAAGAATGTAAAAAATATGCATTAAAATGGGTGGAAAAACAAAAAGAAGGATTTAAAAGACTTGGAATTTTAGGAAACTGGGATAATCCTTATGTTACTTTAAGACCTGAATATGAAGCAGAACAATTAAAAGTATTTAAAGAAATTTATGAAAATGGATATATTTATAAAGGGTTAAAACCAGTGTACTGGTCGCCAACTACTGAAACTGCACTTGCAGAAGCAGAAATTGAGTATAAAGATGTAACTTCTCATTCAATTTATGTAAAATTTGAAGGGGAAAAAGATTTGACTGATAAATTAGGTGTGGATGAAGCAAGTATTTTAATTTGGACAACAACACCTTGGACATTGCCAGCAAACTTGGGAGTATTCTTACATCCTGAATTTGATTACGGATTGTATAAAACTGAAAAAGGTAATCTTGTAGTTGCAAAAGACTTGGCTGAAGATGTGTTTAAAACATTGGACTTGTCATATGAATTGTTAAAAGAATTTAAAGGGACAGAATTGGAATACACTCATTATCAACATCCGTTCTTAGATAGAAAAGGATTAGTAATGAATGCTGATTATGTAACAATAGATGCAGGTACGGGAGCAGTTCATACAGCACCTGGACATGGGGCAGATGACTATAATTATTCATTGAAATATAACATTGGAATTTTGTCGCCAGTAGATGATAAAGGGCATATGACTAAAGAAGCTGGAAAATATGAAGGAATGTTCTATGCAAAAGCAAGTAAAGCGATTGTTGAAGACTTGACTGAAAGCGGACATATGTTATATCACACAACTTTTGTTCACTCGTATCCACATGATTGGAGAAGTAAAAAACCAGTTATTTTCAGAGCAACTGAACAATGGTTCATTAGCATTGACGAAAGCGATATTAGGGAAAATGCATTAAAGGCATTGGAAAATGTTGAATTTGTGCCATCTTGGGGTAAAAATAGAATTGGTTCAATGTTAGAAACTCGTCCTGACTGGACTATTTCAAGACAAAGAGTCTGGGGAGTGCCAATACCATTATTTTACAATAGAGCGACTGATGAAGTTATTTATGAGCCAGAAATTATGGATAGAATAATTGAATTGGTTAAAAAAGAAGGAACTGATATTTGGTGGAAATATGAAGCCAAAGAAATTATTGGGGATGAACTTTTAGAAAAATATAATTTAAAAGATGTGGATATTAGAAAAGAAAGAAGTATAATGGATGTCTGGTTTGATTCTGGAGTTTCGCATAGAAGTGTGCTAGTGCCAAGAAACTTGCCAAGACCAGCAGATTTATATCTTGAAGGAAGTGACCAGCACAGAGGTTGGTTCCAATCTTCACTATTGACATCAATTGCAAGTACAAAAGATGCACCTTACAAGAGAATATTAACTCACGGATTTACAATGGACGGACAAGGTAGAAAAATGTCTAAATCACTTGGAAACACAATACTTCCAAAAGATATTACAGAAAAATACGGAGCAGATATTTTAAGACTCTGGGTATCTTCAGTAGATTACAGAGAAGATGTGAGAATTTCTGAAAACATTTTACAGCAAATGTCAGATGCCTACAGAAGAATTAGAAATACAGCGAGATTCTTGATGGGTAACTTAAATAACTTTGACTATGCAAATGATAAAGTTGACTATAAAGATATGTTTGAAATTGACAAATGGGCAATGCACAAGCTGGAAGAATTAAAAGAAAAAACAACTGAATATTATGATAAATACGAATTTTACAGTTTATTCCAAGAAATTACATATTTCTGCTCAATGGAAATGTCTTCATTCTATCTTGACATCGTAAAAGACAGACTTTACTGTGAAGGTACAACTTCAATCGAAAGAAGAAGTGCTCAAACTGTGCTGACAGAAGTTCTAAAAGTGTTAGTAAGAATTATTTCACCAGTATTGTCGTTTACTGCTGATGAAATTTGGGAAAGAATTCCAGAAGCGTTAAAAGAAGAAGAAAGTGTGCATTTATCAAAATGGATTGAAGCAAATCCTGAATACTTAAATGAAGAATTGGCTAAAAAATGGGATAAAATCGCTCGTTTAAGAAGAGAAGTAAATAAAAAACTGGAAGCAGAAAGACAGACTGGATTAATAGGTCACTCTCTTGATGCGAGAGTTCTTTTAAACATTGCCAATGATGAATATTCATTTATAAAAGATTATACAGAAAATGAAGTTTCTGATTTATTTATCGTATCTCAAGTTAAATTTGTAAATGATAATTTAGCAGAAAGTGAAATCGAAGGAATAAGTATAAGTGTGGAAAAAGCGTCTGGAGAAAAATGTGAAAGATGCTGGAAGTATGATGAAGAAGTTGGGCACGATCACAATCATTCAGATGTTTGTCCGAGATGTGCAAGCGTTCTGGAAAAAATGTAA
- a CDS encoding L-lactate permease has translation MGLFLIGLVPIVVFLILLTFLKKSAMFSAYASLVVAIILNFIVPGWQMPVQGVIASIIEGFATAWMPIGFVVFAALFAYDLSVKTGKIETIKSMLGSISTDKRAQALILAWGFGGFIEGIAGYGTAVAIPAAIMVSLGFTPLSAALICLIANSTPTAFGTVGLPVTTMISNFKLNAGETAFYTSLLLLVLTCIIPFILVIMANKEIDGGKNAAFGRGILPVVIASIIGYLTQPFIAKAMGAELPTILSSLFAMILMIVATKIFIKEDKSAKSNKGQAITGKDAFMAWVPYILMIILIIGTSPVVEAVHKALEPTTTHFNFALGHEATWFKDKGDPSVIFKWILAPAAPLFVATVIAGFIQGVKPKVMAETLKETILSKLPSVVVIMGIVALSVVMKHSGMIESIAKGFAATGKFFPVISPFLGTIGTFVTGSDLASNLLFGGVQVNIAGSNEALKALYIAAGTGGATGGKMISPQNIAIAASTVGLMGKEGDMLKFTVKYSIAYAAILGILTFIGAGMLH, from the coding sequence TTGTATTTTTGATACTATTAACTTTTTTGAAAAAATCAGCTATGTTTAGTGCGTATGCCAGTTTAGTAGTGGCAATTATTTTAAACTTTATTGTTCCTGGATGGCAAATGCCAGTTCAAGGGGTTATCGCTTCAATTATTGAAGGATTTGCAACAGCGTGGATGCCTATCGGTTTTGTAGTATTTGCTGCATTGTTTGCTTATGATTTATCAGTAAAAACTGGTAAAATTGAAACAATCAAATCAATGTTAGGAAGCATTTCAACAGATAAAAGAGCTCAAGCATTGATATTAGCTTGGGGATTTGGTGGATTTATAGAAGGTATTGCAGGATATGGGACAGCAGTTGCGATTCCAGCAGCAATCATGGTTTCATTAGGATTTACTCCACTAAGTGCAGCTTTAATTTGTCTTATTGCAAACTCAACACCAACAGCGTTTGGAACAGTTGGACTACCAGTTACAACAATGATTTCTAACTTTAAATTGAATGCTGGAGAAACAGCATTTTATACATCATTATTGCTGTTAGTTTTGACATGTATTATACCATTTATATTGGTAATAATGGCTAATAAAGAAATTGATGGTGGAAAAAATGCAGCATTTGGAAGAGGAATTTTACCTGTAGTTATTGCTTCAATTATCGGTTATTTAACACAACCATTTATCGCAAAAGCAATGGGTGCAGAATTACCAACAATTTTGTCAAGTTTATTTGCAATGATCTTAATGATAGTTGCTACTAAAATCTTTATTAAAGAAGATAAAAGTGCAAAATCTAATAAAGGTCAAGCTATTACTGGAAAAGATGCATTTATGGCTTGGGTTCCATATATTTTAATGATAATCTTAATTATTGGAACAAGTCCAGTTGTAGAAGCTGTTCATAAAGCGTTAGAACCAACAACTACACATTTCAATTTTGCTTTGGGACATGAAGCTACATGGTTTAAGGATAAAGGAGATCCAAGTGTAATATTCAAATGGATTTTAGCGCCAGCTGCACCATTATTTGTTGCAACTGTTATAGCAGGATTCATTCAAGGTGTAAAACCAAAAGTTATGGCTGAAACATTAAAAGAAACAATTTTAAGTAAATTACCTTCAGTTGTGGTAATTATGGGAATTGTGGCATTGTCAGTAGTAATGAAACATAGTGGAATGATTGAAAGTATAGCAAAAGGATTTGCTGCAACAGGTAAGTTCTTCCCAGTAATTTCGCCATTCTTAGGAACTATCGGTACATTCGTAACAGGAAGTGACTTGGCATCTAACTTGTTATTCGGTGGAGTTCAAGTAAATATAGCAGGATCAAACGAAGCGTTGAAAGCATTGTATATTGCCGCTGGTACAGGTGGAGCAACAGGAGGAAAAATGATTTCTCCGCAAAATATTGCAATTGCCGCTTCAACAGTTGGATTAATGGGTAAAGAAGGAGATATGCTTAAATTCACTGTTAAATATTCAATAGCTTATGCAGCTATTTTAGGTATTTTAACATTTATTGGAGCAGGAATGCTTCATTAA